In the Wyeomyia smithii strain HCP4-BCI-WySm-NY-G18 chromosome 2, ASM2978416v1, whole genome shotgun sequence genome, one interval contains:
- the LOC129725816 gene encoding uncharacterized protein LOC129725816 → MKSVHLSQQEYVYLLNIDFYALHGHKRIELATTVSSVNRARKSIIIYAQENYVYAAAACYSGIDLIMLCTEKSQRSPHINIPLAQPIGSVICLSDVSSILLLGRTVLLVSNSVIVVREEREKMVIPVPEGEKSLGCQKGKNLPAPISSEVNSNGNILGRAWQALRASFESYKSFTSTVWPYQRQQQQQR, encoded by the exons ATGAAGAGTGTGCACCTGTCACAACAGGAGTACGTTTATTTACTCAATATCGATTTTTATGCACTTCACGGTCACAAGCGCATCGAACTGGCAACAACAGTGTCAAGTGTAAACCGAGCCAG AAAATCAATAATAATTTATGCACAAGAGAACTATGTGTATGCCGCTGCAGCTTGCTACAGTGGCATTGATTTAATCATGCTGTGTACTGAGAAGAGTCAACGCAGCCCGCATATCAACATCCCCCTAGCTCAGCCAATTGGCAGTGTCATTTGCTTATCCGACGTTAGTAGCATTTTATTACTCGGTCGAACTGTTCTGCTAGTGAGCAACAGCG TGATAGTGGTGCGTGAGGAACGCGAAAAGATGGTAATTCCGGTGCCGGAAGGAGAGAAATCACTTGGCTGCCAGAAGGGAAAAAACCTCCCGGCACCCATTTCCAGCGAAGTTAACAGCAACGGCAACATTCTTGGCCGTGCTTGGCAAGCCTTAAGGGCAAGTTTCGAAAGTTACAAATCCTTCACAAGTACGGTCTGGCCATACcaacggcagcagcagcagcagcggtga